One genomic region from Mesorhizobium terrae encodes:
- the drt5 gene encoding antiviral reverse transcriptase Drt5 — MIAKSNTAAKSKPAKPAKTLSSKSPTIPMGSTLEFYNEDFGRTLFPLNTNKFLINNGESLVKDYINKCLDKDNNHYSFISQIRVYGAKPENHLRRTVKLDAISEYYIYDIIFRNKNLFRKPHIISRSHYGYRFQEGAPISPTSAYKAFKGAISEYTSEYEYSMSFDVASYFNNIYHHDLVSWFSELGASDADAEGLGQMLRQIKSGISVDCLPQGLYPTKMIGNDFIRFVDNYHGLRSKKIVRFMDDFYLFSDRAEDLDDDFQAIQRLLGDKNLSVNPLKTHKGNATLLKMENEIDEVKQKLLERRRILITQGYDESGNEILKEHLFKSPLSEKEMDYINTILENQTIEEEDAELILTIMRENSGKVEKRLPYILERFPHLTKSVYNFCASVKDKELLSETILSVLKPKRRLMEFQLFWISSILEDFLMQTKNTAELIDKLFNHTSATSISKAKILEIPDTRFGLPELRNDYLVSGQSDWLAWSSAVGSRGLKKISRNHRLKYFGNSSSMNHLVAEIVLNA, encoded by the coding sequence ATGATTGCCAAGTCAAATACAGCAGCAAAATCGAAACCCGCTAAACCAGCGAAAACCCTCTCGTCGAAATCGCCTACTATACCGATGGGAAGCACGCTGGAGTTCTACAACGAAGATTTCGGCAGAACACTGTTTCCATTGAACACGAACAAGTTTCTTATCAACAATGGAGAGAGCTTAGTTAAAGATTATATCAACAAATGCCTAGATAAGGACAATAATCATTACTCTTTTATATCACAAATAAGAGTTTACGGTGCGAAACCGGAAAATCACCTGAGAAGAACTGTAAAATTGGATGCTATATCTGAATATTATATATATGACATAATATTTCGGAATAAGAATTTATTTCGCAAACCTCACATAATAAGCAGGTCTCACTACGGATACCGTTTTCAGGAAGGGGCGCCGATATCGCCGACGTCCGCTTACAAAGCCTTCAAGGGCGCTATATCTGAGTATACGAGTGAATACGAATACTCTATGAGCTTCGATGTTGCGTCATATTTTAACAACATCTACCATCACGACCTCGTAAGTTGGTTTTCCGAACTTGGCGCATCCGATGCGGACGCCGAAGGCCTAGGCCAGATGCTCAGACAGATAAAATCTGGGATATCTGTCGACTGCCTCCCGCAGGGCTTATACCCAACCAAAATGATTGGAAACGACTTCATTCGATTTGTTGATAATTATCACGGGCTTAGATCCAAGAAAATTGTTCGCTTTATGGATGACTTCTATCTGTTTTCCGATAGAGCTGAAGACCTTGACGACGATTTCCAAGCCATTCAACGCCTCCTCGGCGATAAGAACTTATCAGTAAACCCGCTTAAGACCCACAAGGGCAACGCCACTCTCCTAAAAATGGAGAACGAAATCGATGAGGTAAAACAGAAACTCCTAGAGAGACGAAGGATACTTATAACGCAAGGATACGACGAGTCCGGCAACGAGATACTGAAGGAACATCTTTTCAAATCCCCCTTAAGCGAAAAGGAAATGGACTACATAAATACAATACTCGAAAATCAAACCATAGAAGAAGAAGATGCAGAATTAATACTAACAATTATGAGAGAAAATTCCGGTAAAGTCGAGAAAAGACTTCCGTATATATTGGAAAGATTTCCACACCTCACAAAGAGCGTTTATAATTTTTGCGCATCGGTCAAAGATAAAGAGCTTCTTTCTGAAACAATACTTTCCGTATTAAAGCCAAAAAGGAGACTAATGGAATTTCAACTATTTTGGATATCTTCAATACTTGAAGATTTCTTAATGCAAACGAAAAACACGGCAGAATTAATAGACAAATTGTTCAATCACACCTCCGCAACTTCTATATCCAAGGCAAAGATTCTAGAGATACCGGATACACGATTTGGATTGCCGGAGTTACGAAATGATTATCTCGTCAGCGGGCAATCTGATTGGTTGGCATGGTCATCTGCAGTGGGATCGAGAGGGCTGAAGAAAATCTCTCGAAATCATAGACTTAAGTATTTTGGCAATTCATCCAGCATGAATCATTTAGTAGCCGAAATAGTTCTCAATGCATGA